The genomic stretch CAGCTTTGCGACAATTCCTGGATTCTCACGGGAGATTCTTCGCAAATATGGCAATTTACAGCCCAGTTACCGGAGCTGTAGGCTCAATACTCAGCGCAGCTACATCACAAGCTTGGGCACCCCTCGTATCATTATGCAAGAATGGCACACTTTCGCAATTCCAAAACTTGAAGCATGGAAAGCTCGTGCTGTTCGAGGGCGGCTCGAGTAAAGCTTCCGCTGCATTTGGGTCTGACAAGGAAGGCCTCCCAATTGCCTTTCTAGACGTTCGCGATGAGAAGTTTTGGGTGCGATTGGCGCTTTTCGCCGATATGGTATGTCTGAACTTGTGCTTACAACAGTCAATTGCAATCGCTGACTGAACGCAGGGTTTCGCAGAGAGCTACATGCTAGGAGAGTTCACAACGCCAGATCTGACCAAGTTCTTCGAGGTGAGCACTTACAATTGAGGGGACAAGATTACAAGCTCACAATACCAGCTCTTCATTCTAAACCGCAATTACCTCTCCAACGGCTCAACCTTCACATCCGCAATCTCCTCAGGCCTCGCGGGCCTAGTACGAGGCAGCAACAACCTCAAGAACGCACGCCTCAACATCCAAGCACATTACGACATCTCCAACGAAATGTTCGCCGCCTTCCTCTCCAAAGACATGACCTACTCGTGTCCGGTATGGCTACCAAAATCCCACCCCGACTCGGCGAGCGAAACCCTCTACGACGCCCAAATGCGAAAGCTCGACCGCTTCATCGACAACACACACATCAAAGGCACAGATCACGTGCTAGAAATCGGCACAGGATGGGGCAGTTTCGCCATGCGCGCCGTCCAAAGAACCGGGTGCCGAGTAACCTCGCTCACACTCTCGATTGAGCAAAAAGAACTAGCCGAAGAGCGCATACGCGCCGCCGGCATGTCCTCTCAAATCTCCGTCCTTCTTTGCGACTACCGCAGCCTCGCCGTCCCCTCGGATGGCCCCTTTGACAAGGTCGTCTCGATCGAAATGCTCGAAGCAGTCGGCAAAGAATACCTAGTCACCTACTTCAAATGCATAGACCGACTGCTTAAGAAAGACGGTGGAATCGCCTGCTTCCAATGCATCACCATGCCCGACGCGCGCTACGAAGCCTACGCCAAATCCGACGATTTCATCCGCCGCTACATTTTCCCCGGCGGCCATTTACCAGCCGTCTCCGAACTCGTTGCTGCTATTCAAACCGCCACCGGTGGCGCCCTCGTCGTCG from Pyrenophora tritici-repentis strain M4 chromosome 1, whole genome shotgun sequence encodes the following:
- a CDS encoding Cfa, Cyclopropane fatty acid synthase and related methyltransferase, whose protein sequence is MAIYSPVTGAVGSILSAATSQAWAPLVSLCKNGTLSQFQNLKHGKLVLFEGGSSKASAAFGSDKEGLPIAFLDVRDEKFWVRLALFADMGFAESYMLGEFTTPDLTKFFELFILNRNYLSNGSTFTSAISSGLAGLVRGSNNLKNARLNIQAHYDISNEMFAAFLSKDMTYSCPVWLPKSHPDSASETLYDAQMRKLDRFIDNTHIKGTDHVLEIGTGWGSFAMRAVQRTGCRVTSLTLSIEQKELAEERIRAAGMSSQISVLLCDYRSLAVPSDGPFDKVVSIEMLEAVGKEYLVTYFKCIDRLLKKDGGIACFQCITMPDARYEAYAKSDDFIRRYIFPGGHLPAVSELVAAIQTATGGALVVDGIENIGPHYAKALRLWRQEFLDKWADVIKPQLIKEKAGEGMDDEGAEVFKRKWDYYFRYSEAGFSTKTLGDVILTVGREGAMQMMEEVPL